The proteins below come from a single Phenylobacterium sp. LH3H17 genomic window:
- a CDS encoding TorF family putative porin, translating into MSVAVGAVQAQAQDAPKPTVAFNAGVFSDYAFRGVSQTDEKPAIQGGADVSAGQVYAGVWASNVDFNDATDAEVDLYAGFKPILGPVALDLGVIYYGYVNAPSGADYANWEVKVAGSVPVGKGSLGAAVFYSPDSFGAADEATYYEANGSYPLSEKVSMSAAVGRQTYKGPGDYTTWNVGATWAFAPHLAADLRYHDTNEHGFGKIYGSRAVVSLKATF; encoded by the coding sequence TTGTCGGTCGCCGTCGGAGCCGTTCAGGCCCAAGCTCAGGACGCCCCAAAGCCAACCGTTGCGTTCAATGCCGGAGTGTTTAGCGACTACGCCTTTCGAGGTGTCAGCCAAACCGATGAGAAGCCGGCCATCCAAGGCGGCGCCGACGTCAGCGCCGGTCAGGTCTACGCCGGGGTCTGGGCGTCCAACGTGGACTTCAATGACGCCACGGACGCCGAGGTTGATCTCTATGCGGGCTTCAAACCAATCCTGGGTCCGGTCGCTCTGGACCTGGGCGTGATCTACTACGGCTACGTCAACGCGCCTTCGGGCGCGGATTATGCCAACTGGGAAGTGAAGGTTGCAGGCTCCGTGCCCGTCGGCAAAGGCTCGCTCGGCGCCGCGGTGTTCTACTCGCCTGACAGTTTCGGCGCGGCGGATGAGGCGACCTATTACGAGGCCAACGGATCCTATCCCCTGAGCGAGAAGGTTTCGATGAGCGCCGCGGTTGGCCGTCAAACCTACAAGGGTCCAGGCGACTATACGACCTGGAACGTCGGCGCGACCTGGGCCTTCGCCCCCCATCTGGCGGCCGACCTACGTTATCACGACACCAACGAACATGGCTTCGGGAAGATCTACGGCAGTCGCGCCGTGGTCAGCCTGAAAGCCACATTCTAA
- the kdpC gene encoding potassium-transporting ATPase subunit KdpC gives MLTQARAAIVSTLFFTLLLGVGYPLVVTGIGKLAFSAQAGGSLIRDSKGQVIGSSLIAQNFTKPEYLHPRPSAAGADGYDASGSSGSNLGPLNEDLAKRVAESTKAIQGEGSGPVPADAVTTSGSGLDPDISPANAARQASRVAAARGVDVSVVKKAIAANTTAPWLGVFGQPRVNVLQTNLALDAAAPVPAPASAPPAAPAPAASPVG, from the coding sequence ATGCTTACTCAAGCCCGTGCGGCGATCGTCTCGACGCTGTTTTTCACCCTCCTCCTTGGGGTTGGCTATCCTCTGGTCGTGACGGGGATCGGCAAGCTCGCTTTCTCCGCTCAAGCTGGCGGCAGCCTCATCCGTGACTCGAAAGGCCAGGTGATCGGCTCATCCTTGATCGCCCAGAACTTCACCAAGCCTGAATACCTGCACCCTCGGCCCTCGGCGGCGGGTGCGGACGGATATGACGCATCCGGCTCGTCAGGGTCGAATTTGGGGCCCCTCAACGAGGATCTCGCCAAGCGGGTCGCCGAAAGCACGAAGGCGATCCAGGGCGAGGGGTCCGGCCCGGTCCCGGCCGACGCTGTCACGACATCGGGGTCGGGGCTCGATCCTGACATCTCGCCGGCTAACGCCGCGCGGCAAGCGAGCCGTGTTGCAGCCGCGCGCGGCGTGGACGTCAGCGTGGTGAAGAAGGCCATCGCCGCCAACACGACCGCACCTTGGCTGGGCGTCTTTGGTCAGCCGCGTGTAAACGTGCTGCAGACCAATCTGGCGCTGGACGCGGCCGCGCCGGTTCCGGCCCCCGCCTCGGCACCGCCAGCAGCGCCCGCTCCGGCCGCGTCTCCGGTGGGCTAG
- a CDS encoding sensor histidine kinase KdpD produces MQSEEPRRPDPEALLVAANKAGRGRLKVFLGMAPGVGKTYEMLRAGRRRKADGEDVLIGVVETHGRRETESLLRGMEVMPRRPIEYKGRSLMEFDLDGALERRPKLLLVDEYAHSNAPGSRHPKRWQDVEELLDAGIDVWTTLNVQHLESLVDVVLRITGVRQRETVPDSALSRADNIELVDITPDELRERLAEGKVYVPETARTAADNFFKAENLTALRELALRRMAQTVDDQLVAAMRERGVEGPWAAGERIVVLLAGDAMANTLVRAGRRLSDMMMDAPWTVAHVERPNQRPPTPEATARLNGALKLAEQLGGTPVVLAGDDVVATVMNYARRNNVTQIVIGKSRDSRLRELLGKVLASALLREAKGAAVHVVTEPGDTDVTAVEKPPFKLSARGWRGHVGAMGLVAVAGFVASLTDQLASGANLAMIFMLSVLGSGLAFGLWPALTAAALAAFLLNFFFLEPRLTIQIGHPADVLTFAVFFAAAVATGWLSGRIRDQARQSAARAAVIASLLVSSRRLSGAATQDETASALAEQISAAAGGKAIVLLPIGGQLQAVAGAPILEVLGAAPMAAARWAWEKGEAAGSGTGTLPQSSWTFWPLQGVRARAGVAGVEANVLRPGSDEEKLVLALLDQGAVALERADLALAAVETETLRRSDRFRSALLNSISHDLRTPLATVLGSTTTMIEYGKGMPAATRADLLESVREEAERLNRYVGNLLDMTRLEGGGLNLREDWVDVRDVLGAAADRVSRRLGKRHIEREFPPDLPLVRLDPNLLEQAIVNILENAIAYSPDDTAIEMAAYEDRNNVVISIEDEGKGIPTAELERVFEKFRRMEEPTDRTKGAGLGLSISKGFIEAMNGRIAAASPIHGDHGTRVLISLPKTAAPPQSGPQ; encoded by the coding sequence ATGCAATCCGAGGAGCCCCGCCGGCCCGACCCCGAGGCGCTCCTCGTCGCCGCCAACAAGGCGGGACGAGGACGCCTCAAGGTCTTTCTCGGCATGGCGCCGGGCGTCGGCAAGACCTACGAGATGCTGCGCGCCGGACGCCGTCGCAAGGCCGACGGCGAGGATGTTCTGATCGGGGTCGTGGAGACCCATGGACGGCGCGAGACCGAGTCCCTGTTGCGCGGCATGGAGGTCATGCCCAGGCGGCCCATCGAGTACAAGGGTCGATCCTTGATGGAGTTCGACCTGGATGGCGCGCTTGAGCGCCGTCCCAAGCTGTTGCTGGTCGATGAGTATGCCCATTCCAACGCCCCGGGCTCCCGCCATCCCAAGCGCTGGCAGGATGTCGAAGAATTGCTCGATGCGGGCATCGACGTCTGGACAACCCTCAACGTCCAGCATCTCGAAAGCCTGGTGGATGTCGTCTTGCGCATCACCGGGGTGCGGCAGCGCGAAACCGTCCCCGACTCCGCCCTGTCGCGGGCCGACAATATCGAACTGGTCGACATAACGCCGGACGAGCTGCGCGAGCGCCTGGCCGAGGGCAAGGTCTATGTTCCCGAGACAGCCCGCACGGCGGCCGACAACTTCTTCAAGGCGGAAAATCTCACTGCCCTAAGAGAACTGGCGTTGCGGCGGATGGCCCAGACGGTGGACGATCAGCTGGTCGCCGCCATGCGCGAGCGCGGCGTCGAGGGACCGTGGGCGGCTGGGGAACGCATCGTCGTGCTGCTTGCCGGCGACGCCATGGCCAACACCCTCGTCAGGGCCGGGCGGCGCCTGTCGGACATGATGATGGATGCGCCCTGGACGGTCGCGCACGTCGAGCGGCCAAACCAGAGACCGCCCACGCCGGAGGCGACCGCACGCTTGAACGGTGCGCTGAAGCTGGCGGAGCAACTGGGTGGCACCCCTGTCGTGCTGGCCGGCGACGACGTGGTGGCCACGGTCATGAACTATGCGCGGCGCAACAACGTCACCCAGATCGTCATCGGCAAGTCGCGCGATAGCCGTCTGCGGGAGTTGTTGGGCAAGGTATTGGCCTCGGCGCTGCTGCGCGAAGCCAAGGGCGCGGCGGTTCACGTCGTCACCGAGCCTGGGGACACGGACGTTACGGCGGTCGAAAAGCCCCCGTTCAAACTCTCGGCCCGCGGATGGCGTGGCCATGTCGGGGCCATGGGCCTTGTCGCGGTGGCGGGCTTTGTGGCCAGCCTGACGGATCAGCTCGCATCCGGCGCGAACCTGGCGATGATCTTCATGCTGAGCGTGCTCGGCAGCGGTCTGGCGTTTGGCCTGTGGCCCGCCCTCACGGCCGCCGCACTGGCCGCCTTCCTGCTCAATTTCTTCTTCCTCGAACCTCGGCTCACGATCCAGATCGGCCACCCGGCGGACGTCCTGACGTTCGCTGTGTTCTTTGCCGCGGCCGTGGCGACCGGTTGGCTCAGTGGCAGGATCCGCGACCAGGCTCGCCAGAGCGCGGCACGCGCGGCGGTGATCGCCTCGTTGCTGGTCTCCAGCCGCAGGCTTTCCGGCGCGGCGACCCAGGATGAGACGGCCAGCGCCCTTGCCGAACAGATCTCGGCCGCGGCCGGGGGCAAGGCGATTGTGCTGCTGCCCATCGGCGGGCAGTTGCAGGCCGTCGCCGGCGCGCCGATCCTCGAGGTCCTCGGCGCCGCGCCGATGGCGGCCGCGCGCTGGGCGTGGGAGAAGGGCGAAGCCGCGGGCAGCGGCACCGGCACGCTACCGCAGTCGAGCTGGACCTTCTGGCCGCTGCAGGGTGTCCGCGCCAGGGCGGGCGTGGCCGGGGTTGAGGCCAATGTCCTGCGGCCCGGTTCCGACGAGGAAAAACTGGTTTTGGCGCTGCTCGACCAGGGCGCGGTGGCGTTGGAGCGCGCAGACCTCGCCCTTGCCGCCGTCGAGACCGAGACGTTGCGGCGCTCGGACCGGTTCCGGTCAGCACTGCTCAACTCCATCAGCCACGACCTGCGCACACCGCTCGCCACCGTCTTGGGCTCGACCACGACGATGATCGAATATGGCAAGGGCATGCCGGCCGCGACCCGAGCTGATCTCCTGGAGAGCGTCCGCGAAGAGGCCGAACGCCTTAACCGCTATGTCGGCAACCTGCTCGACATGACTCGCCTCGAAGGCGGCGGCCTTAACCTGCGCGAGGACTGGGTTGATGTGCGCGACGTGTTAGGGGCCGCGGCGGACCGGGTTTCCCGCCGCCTGGGCAAACGTCATATCGAGCGGGAGTTCCCGCCGGATCTTCCCCTCGTGCGCCTCGATCCCAATCTGCTCGAACAGGCGATCGTCAACATCCTCGAGAACGCCATCGCCTACAGCCCAGATGATACGGCCATCGAAATGGCGGCCTACGAAGACCGCAACAATGTGGTCATCAGCATCGAGGACGAAGGCAAGGGTATACCGACGGCCGAACTCGAGCGGGTGTTCGAGAAGTTCAGGCGCATGGAGGAGCCGACGGATCGCACGAAGGGGGCGGGTCTGGGTCTCTCCATCTCCAAGGGCTTCATCGAAGCCATGAACGGCCGCATCGCCGCCGCCAGTCCCATTCATGGCGATCATGGCACCCGGGTGCTGATCAGTTTGCCGAAAACCGCCGCCCCACCTCAGTCAGGACCACAATGA
- a CDS encoding response regulator, protein MSVHHPRILVIDDEPQIHRFLRAALEAAGFEPLRADTGAEGLREIARTAPDAVVLDLGLPDMDGSQVLRQAREFYNEPIIILSARDRETEKIEALDSGANDYVEKPFGVGELLARLRAALRQRSHAAEPPPPIVRAGALTVDFPKRLVTRGCDIIHLSPKEYDLLAKLAQNPGKVLQHRDLLLAIWGRSHVEDTQYLRVFIGQLRQKIEADPSSPSIILTEPGVGYRFMDDDTLRVAPQG, encoded by the coding sequence ATGAGCGTCCACCACCCCCGCATCCTGGTCATCGACGATGAACCACAGATCCATCGTTTCCTTCGCGCAGCGCTTGAGGCCGCAGGCTTTGAGCCCCTCCGCGCCGATACCGGCGCCGAAGGCTTGCGCGAGATCGCGCGCACCGCGCCCGATGCGGTGGTGCTCGATCTTGGCCTTCCGGACATGGACGGCTCTCAGGTCCTGCGCCAGGCGCGTGAATTCTACAATGAGCCGATCATCATCCTCTCGGCCCGCGACCGCGAGACGGAGAAGATCGAGGCGCTGGATTCCGGCGCGAACGACTACGTCGAAAAGCCGTTCGGGGTCGGCGAGCTCTTGGCCAGGCTGCGGGCGGCGCTCAGGCAGCGCTCGCACGCGGCTGAACCCCCGCCGCCGATCGTGCGGGCAGGTGCGTTGACTGTGGATTTTCCCAAGCGCTTGGTGACCCGCGGCTGCGACATCATCCACCTCTCTCCAAAAGAATATGACCTCTTGGCCAAGCTTGCTCAAAACCCCGGCAAGGTTCTGCAGCATCGGGACTTGCTGCTTGCCATCTGGGGGCGGTCCCACGTCGAGGACACGCAGTATCTTCGCGTGTTCATCGGTCAGTTGCGGCAGAAGATTGAAGCCGACCCGTCTTCGCCGTCGATCATCCTGACGGAGCCGGGCGTGGGCTACAGGTTCATGGACGATGATACACTGAGGGTCGCGCCCCAAGGGTGA